The sequence CTCCACCCGCCACGTGCCCGCAACCGGGTTCGCCACGGTCACCGACTCCTCGGAGTCGCCGTCGGCGGTGTAGTCGGCGAGCTGACACGTCCCCGACGTGCAGTCGTAGACGAAGAGGTCGAGATCGGCACCTCCGTCGGACACCGAACCGATGGTCGCGGTCAGCGACGTGGCGCCTGCGGGCACCGTGACGTCGTATGACTGCTGCTCACCTTCACCGATGCTCGGGCGCTCCTTACGGGCGCTGTCGAGCGGTACGCCCTCCAGCGCTCCGGTGAAGCTGCCGAGCCGGTTCGTCACCGTGTACTCGCGCGACACGGGTTCGCCCAGCGTCACCTCGGGAAGGACGTCGGGGTTCGGCTCCACCGAGGCGCCCTGCACGGCCATCGTCAGCGACCACGGCGATGTCGCGGCATCGGAGGTCCGGCGTGCCTCCACCACGATCTCCCACACACCCGGCATCGGGTCGGTCAGTGTGCGGCTGGTGGCCGTGCCACCGGGGCAGCCGCCACCGGCGTCGGGGTTGTAGCAGGCCAGCGACGACGTGGAATCGACGGGGATTCCGGTGGGGTCGTAACGGACGAAACGCACTTGACCCTTGCCCGCATCACCACCGGCGGCCATGTCCACCTTCATCGAGGCGGTGCCTTCGGGAACGCGGACGAACACCTTCGACACCTGGTTGCGGCCCACCGTGCCGGACGCCTTCGCCGTGAAACCGTCCTGCTCGGCGAATTCCAGCGGCGCGAACACGACGTTCATGGTCTGCACGTCGTAGCCGAAGGTCCTGCGGTCGTCGAGGCGCAGCAGCGCCGAATGCGCACCGGTCTTCGACGGCTTCACCCGCACGTCGAAGGTCACCGGTTGGCCGAGCGGCAGCGTCACGGTTCGCTGCGACGAGAACGTGCCGTCGTTGCCGACCCAGCTCGCGCGGTAGGTCACCGGCCTCTTCGGGCCGGTCTTCCTTTCAAGGGTATAGGTGCGGGTGTAGCTCTCGCCGACCTGCACACCCTCCCTGTCGTGGATGCCGACACCGGTGTCCGGAGTGGACAGCTGGTGGGACAGCACCGTGTTGACCTCGACCGACGTCGTGACGTCGGCGTGCTCGCTGCCGCGAAGCACGTCGAGCGCCCTCATGGTGTCCACGAGACCGGCTCCCTGAGCGTACGCGGGGACACCATCGACGAACCGGGCCGTCGAGGTCATCGCCGAACGCAGCACCGAGGGCTCGGGGCGCTTGCCGTAGATCGACTTGTACGCGCTTACCAGCAGCGCGCCGGAGCCGGTGGCCTGCGGAGCCGCCATCGAGGTGCCGTTGAACATGCCGTAACCGGCGGGCAGTTCGTAGGTACCCGGCACCGCGCTGCCCGGCTGCCACCTCGGCGTGGTGGACACGGCGGCGCCCGGCGCGACGATGTTGGGCTTGAAACCGCCGTCTTCACGCGGACCGCGTGAGGAGAACGGGTGGAGGCTCTCCTCCTCCGACGAGACGGAGCCGTAGTTCGAAAGCCAGGTGTCGTCGGTGATGTAGGAGCCGACGCTCAGCGCGTCGGTGGCCACGGAGGGGTCACCGACGGAGTTCGCCCCCGCACCGCTGTTGCCTGCCGAGATGAACAGCTGCACGTCGTAGGTGTCGATGATGCGGTTGTACAACTCGGCGCGCGCGTTGTTGCCGTCGTTCAGTGCGGGCAGGCCGCCGATGGAGATGTTGACGATGTCGGCGCCGTGGGTCGCGGCGTAGATGACGCCGTCAACGAGACCGCTCGACGTGCACGAAGGCGTGGAGAGGCACGCCTTCACCGACATCAGTTTCGCGCCGGGGGCCGCGCCGTCCATCTTCCCGCCGAACAGGTCGTTACCCGCGGCGATACCGGCGACGTGCGAGCCGTGCGCACCGGCGGAGAGGCCGATGTTGACGTAGCCGGGCTGGTCGGTCTGCACGACGAAAGCCATGCGATCGACGACACCGGTCGCGGGGTCGTCCTCGCCGAAGAACCCGATGTCGTGGTTGACCGCGTAGTCGCGCATCGGCTTCTCGTCGGTGAAGTCGCCGTCGCCGTCGAGATCGACCCGCACCTCCTTGGACGCGGTGTCGAGCAGAACACCCCAGCTGTCCTCGCGGTCGCTGTCCCTGTTGACGTCACCGCCCAGTTCGCTGGAGCCGGAGCCCAGGTCACCGGCGGTCTCGGAGAACAGGCCGAACGTGTGCTCGCCGTCGGGTGCGGTCCATTCGCGACCCTGCGCGGTGAACGCCCCGGAGTGGGTCTCGCTCGACATCTTCACCCACGTGCCGTCGCCGGACGAAGGCGAGTTGGCCGTGTACCAGTCCACGATCTTGCGCTCGCCCGTGCTGGTCTTCGCGAGGGCAGGGTGGTCGAGATCGACACCGCTGTCGAGGATCGCGATCGTGGTTCCCCTGCCGTCCCAGCGGGGGAACAGCGTGGTGAACCGGTCGGCCTTGGTGTCCCGCGTCGGCAGGTACGGGTTGCTCTTCGGGGTGTCGGTGCCGGGCGCGGGCTGGGGAGCCGGGTCGGTCGCGCCGAGCGGCTCCGGTTCGTCCCTCGCGATGAGCCCGTCCACATCCACGGCGTGCACCGAGCGCAGCTTCTGGGCCTGCTCCGCCTTCGCGATCGGGATCGTGACCTTGAGGTAGTCGAGCTTCTCGTTCGTGTCCCGCACCGTG comes from Saccharomonospora xinjiangensis XJ-54 and encodes:
- a CDS encoding S8 family serine peptidase, translating into MARQPWMRRLGVATAVSAVAVLGLGVPQATAGQQDPLPSPEPGDEQLDREDRILLEKAEKAGKSSVTLLVAAERGKADTAESELSSLGGTVRDTNEKLDYLKVTIPIAKAEQAQKLRSVHAVDVDGLIARDEPEPLGATDPAPQPAPGTDTPKSNPYLPTRDTKADRFTTLFPRWDGRGTTIAILDSGVDLDHPALAKTSTGERKIVDWYTANSPSSGDGTWVKMSSETHSGAFTAQGREWTAPDGEHTFGLFSETAGDLGSGSSELGGDVNRDSDREDSWGVLLDTASKEVRVDLDGDGDFTDEKPMRDYAVNHDIGFFGEDDPATGVVDRMAFVVQTDQPGYVNIGLSAGAHGSHVAGIAAGNDLFGGKMDGAAPGAKLMSVKACLSTPSCTSSGLVDGVIYAATHGADIVNISIGGLPALNDGNNARAELYNRIIDTYDVQLFISAGNSGAGANSVGDPSVATDALSVGSYITDDTWLSNYGSVSSEEESLHPFSSRGPREDGGFKPNIVAPGAAVSTTPRWQPGSAVPGTYELPAGYGMFNGTSMAAPQATGSGALLVSAYKSIYGKRPEPSVLRSAMTSTARFVDGVPAYAQGAGLVDTMRALDVLRGSEHADVTTSVEVNTVLSHQLSTPDTGVGIHDREGVQVGESYTRTYTLERKTGPKRPVTYRASWVGNDGTFSSQRTVTLPLGQPVTFDVRVKPSKTGAHSALLRLDDRRTFGYDVQTMNVVFAPLEFAEQDGFTAKASGTVGRNQVSKVFVRVPEGTASMKVDMAAGGDAGKGQVRFVRYDPTGIPVDSTSSLACYNPDAGGGCPGGTATSRTLTDPMPGVWEIVVEARRTSDAATSPWSLTMAVQGASVEPNPDVLPEVTLGEPVSREYTVTNRLGSFTGALEGVPLDSARKERPSIGEGEQQSYDVTVPAGATSLTATIGSVSDGGADLDLFVYDCTSGTCQLADYTADGDSEESVTVANPVAGTWRVEIDAYAVPAGTTEYDYLDTYAVQGLGVVEVADEPQERATGATWTAQATVTANGDPGEGRLLRGVLTVRTTDDLRVGSTEVLVESVTG